From the Nocardiopsis changdeensis genome, one window contains:
- a CDS encoding ABC transporter substrate-binding protein, protein MTLSTRPRRLFPPVAAAAAAVAMLTACGAGGPEGAPEASNEPSDGYPRTVEHFLGSTEITAAPERVLPLDAAYVDSTLALGGNVVGFTTFAEDVTELPDYLVESDWNVGTADEAVPVGLLWEVDPEAVAETSPDLILSAQVRHGDGYEQLSEVAPTVMSETTGATWKENLVLTGAALDAEEEAERLVAEFEERAAALGEAIVEANGGEAPTVSAVRFAGDADGVRLYTPQSYIGVILEDVGLEPGPGVDTESEEIVTYHSQERLLDLDADHIFVATYDDGGADGVQESKEEYMAAPLWGELTGEITEVDDEYWISGVGLIAAHAVLDDLAEMFGVDPQR, encoded by the coding sequence ATGACCCTGTCCACCCGGCCGCGCCGGCTGTTCCCGCCCGTCGCCGCGGCGGCCGCCGCTGTCGCCATGCTGACCGCCTGCGGCGCCGGCGGCCCCGAAGGCGCCCCCGAGGCCTCCAACGAGCCCTCCGACGGCTACCCGCGGACCGTGGAGCACTTCCTCGGCTCCACCGAGATCACCGCGGCCCCCGAGCGCGTCCTGCCGCTGGACGCCGCCTACGTGGACTCCACCCTGGCCCTGGGCGGCAACGTGGTGGGCTTCACCACGTTCGCGGAGGACGTCACCGAGCTCCCCGACTACCTGGTGGAGAGCGACTGGAACGTCGGCACCGCCGACGAGGCCGTCCCGGTGGGCCTGCTGTGGGAGGTCGACCCCGAGGCCGTGGCCGAGACCTCCCCCGACCTGATCCTGTCGGCGCAGGTCCGCCACGGCGACGGGTACGAGCAGCTCTCCGAGGTCGCCCCGACGGTCATGTCCGAGACCACCGGCGCCACCTGGAAGGAGAACCTCGTCCTCACCGGCGCCGCGCTGGACGCCGAGGAGGAGGCCGAGCGGCTGGTCGCCGAGTTCGAGGAGCGCGCCGCCGCCCTGGGCGAGGCGATCGTGGAGGCCAACGGCGGCGAGGCGCCCACCGTGTCGGCGGTCCGGTTCGCCGGCGACGCCGACGGCGTCCGCCTGTACACCCCGCAGTCCTACATCGGCGTGATCCTGGAGGACGTGGGCCTGGAGCCCGGCCCGGGCGTGGACACGGAGTCCGAGGAGATCGTCACCTACCACAGCCAGGAGCGCCTGCTCGACCTGGACGCCGACCACATCTTCGTCGCCACCTACGACGACGGCGGCGCCGACGGTGTCCAGGAGAGCAAGGAGGAGTACATGGCCGCTCCGCTGTGGGGCGAGCTGACCGGCGAGATCACCGAGGTGGACGACGAGTACTGGATCTCCGGCGTGGGCCTGATCGCCGCGCACGCGGTGCTGGACGACCTGGCCGAGATGTTCGGCGTCGACCCGCAGCGGTAA
- a CDS encoding ABC transporter ATP-binding protein, with the protein MTAPQTTRTEGTPSDARARLSARGLTLAYDDRVIVDGLDADIIEGTVTCVIGPNGCGKSTMLRALGRLMRPRSGLVELDGRDIHRTPTREVARVLGVLPQQPTAPDGLTVADLVARGRHPAQRWYRQWSGDDHEAVARALELTGLADLADSPLSELSGGQRQRAWISMVLAQGTDLLLLDEPTTFLDLVHQVDVLDLVRELHDEGGRTIVMVLHDLNLAARYADTVIAMRDGRVLASGGPADVLTPELLREAFGLDAVVVEDPVTGGPMVVPVGRSKGRG; encoded by the coding sequence GTGACCGCGCCGCAGACCACACGCACCGAGGGCACGCCCTCCGACGCGCGGGCGCGCCTGAGCGCCCGCGGCCTGACCCTGGCCTACGACGACCGCGTCATCGTCGACGGCCTGGACGCCGACATCATCGAGGGGACCGTCACCTGCGTCATCGGCCCCAACGGGTGCGGCAAGTCCACGATGCTGCGCGCCCTGGGCCGGCTCATGCGCCCCAGGTCCGGGCTGGTGGAGCTGGACGGCCGCGACATCCACCGCACCCCCACCCGGGAGGTCGCCCGGGTGCTGGGGGTGCTGCCCCAGCAGCCCACCGCCCCCGACGGGCTCACCGTCGCCGACCTCGTGGCCCGCGGCCGCCACCCGGCCCAGCGCTGGTACCGCCAGTGGTCGGGCGACGACCACGAGGCCGTCGCCCGGGCTCTGGAGCTGACCGGGCTGGCCGACCTGGCCGACAGCCCGCTGTCGGAGCTGTCCGGCGGCCAGCGCCAGCGCGCCTGGATCTCGATGGTGCTGGCCCAGGGCACCGACCTGCTGCTGCTGGACGAGCCCACCACGTTCCTGGACCTGGTCCACCAGGTGGACGTGCTCGACCTGGTGCGCGAACTGCACGACGAGGGCGGGCGCACCATCGTCATGGTCCTGCACGACCTCAACCTCGCGGCCCGCTACGCCGACACGGTCATCGCCATGCGGGACGGGCGGGTGCTGGCCAGCGGCGGCCCCGCCGACGTGCTCACCCCCGAGCTGCTGCGCGAGGCGTTCGGGCTGGACGCCGTGGTGGTGGAGGACCCGGTCACCGGCGGCCCCATGGTGGTGCCGGTCGGCCGCAGCAAGGGGAGGGGATAG
- a CDS encoding RNA-guided endonuclease InsQ/TnpB family protein, with the protein MRTAYKVRAYPDAEQAAQLGRTFGCVRLVWNKTLAERRTAYHRYGETTTYKQTDAALTGWKKTQELAFLSEVSSVPLQQTLRHQHTAFSNFFAGRARYPRFKTRTGRQSAHYTRSAFRIRGGELFLAKQRTPLRLAWSWPDVDPAALDPTTVVVSREPDGRWYVTFAVEADDPAPAPEDGTGSGPVVGIDLGVGDFATLSTGERIANPRHLARKAKNLARYQRRTARKQRGSANRRKADRRVAAAHRKVRHARADFLHKTTTRLVRTHDVIAIEDLDVSAMTASARGTLQAPGRRVRQKAGLNRAVLDAAFGEFRRQLEYKAARQGRTLVVVDRWFPSSKTCSDCGYLLKRLSLGTRFWTCPDCRTRHDRELNAAKNIGAAGRAVLRGQAPGQACGAGVRRQGSSLPRSATKQETGPARAGP; encoded by the coding sequence ATGCGGACGGCGTACAAGGTCCGGGCCTATCCGGACGCCGAACAGGCGGCCCAGTTGGGCCGCACTTTCGGCTGTGTGCGCCTGGTGTGGAACAAGACCCTGGCCGAGCGCCGCACCGCCTACCACCGGTACGGCGAGACGACCACCTACAAACAGACCGACGCCGCGCTGACCGGGTGGAAGAAAACCCAGGAGCTGGCGTTCCTGTCCGAGGTGTCCTCGGTCCCGCTCCAGCAGACGCTCAGGCACCAGCACACGGCGTTCTCCAACTTCTTCGCCGGACGCGCCCGCTACCCCCGGTTCAAGACCCGGACCGGCCGCCAGTCGGCGCACTACACCCGGTCGGCGTTCCGCATCCGGGGCGGGGAACTGTTCCTGGCCAAGCAGCGGACACCGCTGCGCCTGGCGTGGTCGTGGCCGGACGTGGACCCGGCGGCCCTGGACCCGACCACGGTGGTCGTGTCGCGGGAGCCGGACGGGCGCTGGTACGTGACCTTCGCCGTGGAGGCCGACGACCCGGCCCCCGCACCCGAGGACGGGACGGGGTCCGGTCCTGTGGTCGGGATCGACCTGGGGGTGGGGGACTTCGCGACCCTGTCCACCGGGGAGAGGATCGCCAACCCCCGCCACCTGGCCCGCAAAGCGAAGAACCTGGCCCGGTACCAGCGGCGGACGGCCCGCAAACAGCGCGGGTCCGCCAACCGGCGCAAGGCCGACCGCAGGGTCGCGGCCGCGCACCGCAAGGTCCGCCACGCCCGCGCCGACTTCCTGCACAAGACCACCACCCGGCTGGTGCGCACCCACGATGTGATCGCGATCGAGGACCTCGACGTCTCCGCGATGACGGCCTCCGCGCGCGGCACCCTCCAGGCGCCCGGCCGGCGGGTGCGGCAGAAGGCGGGACTCAACCGGGCGGTGCTGGACGCCGCCTTCGGTGAGTTCCGGCGCCAGTTGGAGTACAAGGCCGCACGACAGGGTCGCACCCTGGTGGTGGTCGACCGGTGGTTCCCCTCGTCCAAGACCTGCTCGGACTGCGGGTACCTCCTGAAACGTCTTTCTCTGGGCACCCGGTTCTGGACGTGCCCGGACTGCCGCACACGGCACGACCGTGAGCTGAACGCGGCGAAGAACATCGGGGCGGCAGGACGTGCCGTACTCCGGGGCCAGGCCCCGGGGCAGGCCTGTGGAGCCGGTGTGAGACGGCAAGGGTCCTCCCTTCCGCGGTCGGCGACGAAGCAGGAAACCGGGCCCGCGAGGGCCGGCCCGTAA
- a CDS encoding alanine racemase, producing MEPPRSFEHAPCLDAGRIPAPVRAAALELAAGTGAGYVYDPALAADRARTLRKALPDWARVYFAVKANGFEPVLAHLAEAVDGFEAASLREARASLAALRERRGGPGGRIAVSGPGKTPELLAGLARLRAGHGADVAVNLESVLEAHRASAAAVGAGTVLPVTIRVNPARVPVSGSLVMGGTPGPFGVPEAEVPAAVEAVRSLPGLDLTGFHVHAVSGNTDAAAHAAYVLWCLEWARGTADRHGVDLRTVDVGGGLGVPFEAGDDAFDLEGFGAALADAPDPGVEVVFEPGRWIGAPAGWYAARVTDVKASYGGTFAVVRGGINHFQLPTSWEIRHNFAVLADDLWPAGVPRPEARGASVTVSGELCTPEDVLARDVRVASVRAGDVLVFPNAGAYGFEFAMPAFLGHPAAVRTTVDSRLP from the coding sequence GTGGAACCGCCCCGCTCCTTCGAACACGCCCCCTGCCTGGACGCCGGCCGGATCCCCGCCCCCGTGCGGGCGGCGGCGCTGGAACTGGCCGCCGGGACCGGGGCGGGCTATGTGTACGACCCCGCCCTGGCCGCCGACCGGGCCCGCACGCTGCGCAAGGCGCTGCCGGACTGGGCCCGGGTGTACTTCGCGGTCAAGGCCAACGGCTTCGAGCCGGTGCTGGCGCACCTGGCCGAGGCCGTGGACGGGTTCGAGGCGGCATCGCTGCGCGAGGCGCGCGCCTCCCTGGCGGCGCTGCGCGAGCGGCGCGGCGGCCCCGGCGGGAGGATCGCGGTGAGCGGTCCGGGCAAGACCCCCGAACTGCTGGCCGGGCTGGCCCGGCTGCGCGCCGGACACGGCGCCGACGTGGCCGTCAACCTGGAGAGCGTCCTGGAGGCGCACCGGGCCTCGGCGGCCGCGGTCGGCGCGGGCACGGTGCTTCCGGTGACGATCCGGGTCAACCCCGCCCGGGTGCCGGTGAGCGGTTCCCTGGTGATGGGCGGCACCCCGGGCCCGTTCGGGGTCCCCGAGGCGGAGGTGCCCGCGGCGGTGGAGGCGGTGCGCTCCCTGCCGGGCCTGGACCTGACCGGCTTCCACGTGCACGCGGTGAGCGGCAACACCGACGCCGCGGCGCACGCCGCCTACGTGCTGTGGTGCCTGGAGTGGGCGCGCGGCACGGCCGACCGGCACGGGGTCGACCTGCGCACGGTGGACGTGGGCGGTGGCCTGGGCGTGCCGTTCGAGGCGGGCGACGACGCCTTCGACCTGGAGGGGTTCGGCGCCGCGCTGGCGGACGCCCCCGACCCGGGTGTGGAGGTGGTGTTCGAGCCCGGCCGGTGGATCGGCGCCCCGGCGGGCTGGTACGCGGCCCGGGTGACGGACGTCAAGGCGTCCTACGGCGGGACCTTCGCCGTGGTGCGCGGCGGTATCAACCACTTCCAGCTGCCCACCTCCTGGGAGATCCGGCACAACTTCGCCGTGCTGGCGGACGACCTGTGGCCGGCCGGCGTGCCCCGGCCCGAGGCGCGCGGGGCGTCGGTGACGGTGTCGGGCGAGCTGTGCACCCCCGAGGACGTGCTGGCCCGCGATGTGCGGGTGGCGTCGGTGCGCGCCGGCGACGTGCTGGTCTTCCCCAACGCGGGCGCGTACGGGTTCGAGTTCGCCATGCCCGCGTTCCTGGGGCACCCCGCGGCGGTGCGCACCACCGTGGACTCCCGGCTGCCCTGA
- a CDS encoding FecCD family ABC transporter permease gives MHDTSGPPPGNADPPAQRAIAADTAVAARRSRRLAGLAALVLLLCAASLGSVLIGARALSPDTVWQALTATAGAEADIIVNDIRLPRTALGIMAGVSLGLAGALMQGHTRNPLGDPSILGVTFGAALAVVLGIALFDITALYTQAWLAFAGAGAAAAAVYLIGSVPGRGPTPVTLALAGTAVSWLAYSVVSGLVLLDRSTMDDFRFWRVGALVGRDPEILPPMLAVVAVGTALGLANAGALNALALGEDTAKALGHRVGRARVVGLTAITLLTGVTVAACGPIAFVGLIVPHLARGIVGADHRWLLPYSALMGAILLLAADVLGRFLAPPGELQVGIVLALVGAPFFIYIVRRRRLLAL, from the coding sequence GTGCACGACACCTCCGGGCCGCCCCCCGGTAACGCGGATCCCCCCGCGCAGCGGGCGATCGCGGCGGACACCGCGGTCGCCGCACGCCGCTCGCGCCGCCTCGCCGGGCTGGCGGCGCTCGTCCTCCTGCTGTGCGCGGCGTCCCTGGGCAGCGTGCTCATCGGCGCCCGGGCCCTGAGCCCGGACACCGTCTGGCAGGCGCTCACCGCCACCGCCGGGGCCGAGGCCGACATCATCGTCAACGACATCCGGCTGCCCCGCACCGCGCTGGGGATCATGGCGGGCGTCTCCCTGGGACTGGCCGGGGCGCTCATGCAGGGCCACACCCGCAACCCCCTGGGCGACCCCAGCATCCTCGGCGTCACCTTCGGGGCGGCCCTGGCCGTGGTCCTGGGCATCGCGCTCTTCGACATCACCGCCCTGTACACCCAGGCCTGGCTGGCCTTCGCCGGGGCCGGAGCCGCCGCGGCAGCGGTCTACCTCATCGGGTCCGTGCCCGGACGCGGACCCACGCCCGTCACGCTGGCGCTGGCCGGGACCGCGGTGAGCTGGCTCGCCTACTCGGTGGTGTCCGGCCTGGTCCTGCTGGACCGCTCCACCATGGACGACTTCCGGTTCTGGCGGGTGGGGGCCCTGGTCGGCCGCGATCCCGAGATCCTGCCGCCGATGCTGGCCGTGGTCGCCGTCGGCACCGCCCTGGGCCTGGCCAACGCCGGGGCGCTCAACGCCCTGGCCCTGGGCGAGGACACCGCCAAGGCGCTGGGCCACCGGGTCGGCCGGGCGCGGGTGGTGGGCCTGACCGCGATCACCCTGCTCACCGGGGTCACCGTGGCCGCCTGCGGCCCCATCGCGTTCGTCGGCCTGATCGTGCCCCACCTGGCGCGCGGGATCGTCGGCGCCGACCACCGGTGGCTGCTGCCCTACTCCGCCCTCATGGGGGCGATCCTGCTGCTGGCCGCCGACGTGCTGGGCCGCTTCCTGGCCCCGCCCGGCGAACTCCAGGTCGGCATCGTGCTCGCCCTCGTCGGCGCGCCCTTCTTCATCTACATCGTCCGCCGCCGGAGACTCCTCGCCCTATGA
- a CDS encoding FecCD family ABC transporter permease has translation MTPLAPEHPAHQVRDRLRRSRPALRLGPVALRLRPRLIAVCLAVLAVLTVLLALNLSLGRTPLTPAQVWAHIIGTDYEHYFTVWRVRMPRVVTGMLAGAALAAAGAVTQTIMRNPLASPDLLGVTHGASAGVVAVLAFGGSYGILSGGGALSSLGVPAVALIGGLAAGALCYTLARRGGVDGYRLLLVGVGVSTVLMNLTLWLLTLGEVTDTGRAMVWVAGSLSMRTWENAAPVALALVLLLPLALAASRTLDALSYDDDVVRGLGVDLERARTAMLVLAVLLAAFGTSAAGPILFVSLACPQIALRLAGPGTSRPPVLLSALVGAALVSGADLAARTALDNIQLPVGVVTGCLGALYLIHLLVRANRRTQA, from the coding sequence ATGACCCCCCTCGCCCCCGAACACCCGGCGCACCAGGTGCGCGACCGGCTGCGCCGCAGCCGCCCCGCCCTGCGCCTGGGACCCGTCGCGCTGCGGCTGCGCCCCCGCCTGATCGCCGTGTGCCTGGCGGTCCTGGCGGTCCTCACGGTGCTGCTCGCCCTCAACCTCTCCCTGGGGCGGACCCCGCTGACCCCCGCCCAGGTGTGGGCGCACATCATCGGCACCGACTACGAGCACTACTTCACGGTGTGGCGGGTGCGGATGCCGCGCGTGGTGACGGGCATGCTCGCCGGGGCCGCCCTGGCCGCCGCAGGGGCGGTCACCCAGACCATCATGCGCAACCCCCTGGCCAGCCCCGACCTGCTCGGCGTCACCCACGGGGCGAGCGCCGGCGTGGTCGCCGTCCTGGCGTTCGGCGGCAGCTACGGCATCCTCTCCGGAGGCGGCGCCCTGTCCTCGCTGGGCGTACCCGCCGTCGCCCTGATCGGCGGACTGGCCGCCGGGGCGCTGTGCTACACGCTGGCCCGCCGGGGCGGCGTCGACGGCTACCGGCTGCTGCTGGTGGGGGTGGGCGTCTCCACCGTCCTGATGAACCTCACCCTGTGGCTGCTCACCCTAGGCGAGGTCACCGACACCGGCCGGGCCATGGTCTGGGTCGCCGGCAGCCTGAGCATGCGGACCTGGGAGAACGCCGCCCCGGTCGCCCTGGCCCTGGTGCTGCTCCTGCCGCTCGCCCTGGCCGCCTCGCGCACCCTGGACGCCCTGTCCTACGACGACGACGTGGTGCGCGGCCTGGGCGTGGACCTGGAGCGCGCCCGCACGGCCATGCTCGTCCTGGCGGTGCTGCTGGCCGCGTTCGGCACCTCCGCCGCCGGGCCGATCCTGTTCGTGTCCCTGGCCTGCCCGCAGATCGCCCTGCGCCTGGCCGGGCCCGGCACCTCCCGGCCGCCCGTGCTGCTGTCGGCGCTGGTGGGCGCCGCCCTGGTCAGCGGGGCCGACCTGGCGGCCCGCACCGCGCTCGACAACATCCAGCTGCCGGTCGGCGTCGTCACCGGCTGCCTGGGCGCCCTGTACCTCATCCACCTGCTCGTCCGCGCCAACCGGAGGACCCAAGCTTGA